One Ricinus communis isolate WT05 ecotype wild-type chromosome 2, ASM1957865v1, whole genome shotgun sequence DNA segment encodes these proteins:
- the LOC8262321 gene encoding uncharacterized protein LOC8262321: protein MEGNLSQGGIFGGFDLQGSTRVHHHQEQHQHAVHHQQNPLHRQGSSVQPSTHEGFPLAMGTMRNSDQIISMTDYNKGDKGKNSASDEDEPSYTEDGADGHNDPSRGKKGSPWQRVKWTDKMVRLLITAVSYIGEDVTSDYGSGMRRKFSVLQKKGKWKSVSKVMAERGHLVSPQQCEDKFNDLNKRYKKLNDMLGRGTSCQVVENPALLDVIDYLTEKEKDDVRKILSSKHLFYEEMCSYHNGNRLHLPHDPALQRSLQLALRSKDGHDNDDVRRHQHDDMDEDDQEVETDDHDEFAETQASHGESRGIHGLLGGSAKRLRQGQGHEDVCFGNSSQDGNKGSHSNFQISEVDMNQNSPECTKAAWLQKQWMESRALQLEEQKLQIQIETLELEKQRFKWQRFSRKRDRELEKLRMENERMKLENERMALELKQKEICVDFN, encoded by the coding sequence ATGGAAGGGAATTTATCACAAGGAGGTATATTTGGTGGCTTTGACTTGCAAGGATCAACGAGAgttcatcatcatcaagagCAGCACCAGCATGCTGTACACCATCAACAGAACCCTCTCCATCGCCAAGGGTCATCTGTGCAGCCCTCAACTCATGAGGGTTTTCCCCTGGCAATGGGGACCATGCGCAACTCTGATCAAATAATCTCTATGACTGATTACAATAAGGGAGATAAGGGGAAAAATTCAGCAAGCGATGAGGATGAACCAAGTTATACTGAAGATGGTGCTGATGGTCACAATGATCCAAGTAGAGGGAAAAAAGGATCGCCATGGCAGCGGGTTAAGTGGACTGATAAAATGGTGAGGCTTCTAATAACTGCTGTCTCTTACATAGGAGAGGACGTGACTTCGGATTATGGCAGCGGCATGAGAAGGAAATTTTCTGTCCTACAAAAAAAGGGAAAGTGGAAATCAGTTTCAAAGGTCATGGCTGAAAGGGGTCACCTTGTTTCACCTCAGCAATGTGAGGATAAATTCAATGACCTTaacaaaagatataaaaagCTCAACGACATGCTAGGCAGGGGCACTTCTTGCCAAGTTGTGGAGAATCCAGCACTTCTAGATGTTATAGATTATTTaacagagaaagagaaagatgaTGTTAGGAAAATATTAAGCTCAAAACATCTGTTCTATGAAGAGATGTGTTCCTACCATAATGGAAATAGACTGCATTTGCCTCACGATCCTGCACTGCAGCGTTCCCTACAGTTAGCTCTTAGAAGTAAAGATGGtcatgataatgatgatgtgAGACGGCATCAACATGATGATATGGATGAAGATGATCAAGAAGTGGAAACTGATGATCATGATGAATTTGCGGAGACTCAAGCTTCACATGGGGAAAGCCGGGGTATACATGGACTCTTGGGGGGCTCTGCAAAAAGGTTGAGACAAGGCCAGGGCCATGAAGATGTTTGTTTTGGGAACTCATCTCAGGATGGGAATAAAGGTTCTCATTCTAATTTCCAGATTTCCGAAGTTGATATGAATCAAAACTCACCTGAGTGTACAAAAGCAGCTTGGTTACAGAAGCAGTGGATGGAGTCTCGTGCACTTCAGTTAGAAGAGCAAAAGCTACAAATTCAAATTGAGACGTTGGAATTGGAAAAGCAGCGATTCAAGTGGCAAAGATTTAGCCGGAAAAGAGATCGCGAACTTGAAAAGTTGAGGATGGAGAATGAGAGGATGAAACTTGAGAACGAGAGAATGGCATTGGAGCTGAAGCAGAAAGAAATCTGTGTTGATTTTAACTAA